One part of the Terrimicrobium sacchariphilum genome encodes these proteins:
- the ribH gene encoding 6,7-dimethyl-8-ribityllumazine synthase: protein MSSAQPIRPRMVGKATFSFALVASQYNQEYVQGLVTHAHQELNELEPGCTATLVWAPGAFEIPLLAKLVAEKKKYNAILALGVVLQGATAHADLIGRAVTDSLQRISLEYSVPVINEVLLLQNEDQARQRCLELELNRGIEAARAAVSSARTVREIVSKL, encoded by the coding sequence ATGTCATCCGCCCAACCGATTCGCCCCCGCATGGTGGGAAAAGCCACGTTTTCCTTTGCCCTGGTCGCCAGCCAGTACAACCAGGAGTACGTGCAGGGGCTGGTGACCCACGCGCATCAGGAGCTCAACGAGCTCGAGCCCGGCTGCACCGCCACACTGGTGTGGGCGCCAGGGGCCTTTGAGATTCCCCTGCTGGCAAAGCTGGTGGCGGAAAAGAAGAAGTACAACGCCATCCTCGCCCTGGGGGTGGTGCTTCAGGGCGCCACGGCTCATGCCGACCTGATCGGTCGAGCGGTGACGGACTCCCTCCAGAGAATTTCCCTCGAATATTCGGTGCCCGTGATCAACGAGGTGCTCCTCCTCCAGAACGAAGACCAGGCGCGCCAGCGTTGCCTGGAACTCGAACTCAATCGCGGCATCGAAGCCGCGCGCGCCGCCGTCTCCTCGGCCCGCACGGTTCGCGAAATCGTCTCCAAACTTTAA
- a CDS encoding bifunctional 3,4-dihydroxy-2-butanone-4-phosphate synthase/GTP cyclohydrolase II, protein MSKVTFDSIPDAIAEIQKGGMVIVTDDADRENEGDLVIAASHATPEAINFMVRFARGLVCAPITEERAKKLGLQRMVAHNRELYKTDFTVSVDAAKGVTTGISAQDRARTARLLASDESVPNDLVQPGHIFPLQARPGGVLQRAGHTEAAVDLARLAGLDPSGVICEIMNEDGSMARLPDLLKFKEEHKLLICSIEDLIAYRRKQEKLVEREQTIFMPTDFGDFDLYLYRSKVDNGHHLALVKGQIAADEPTLVRVHSECLTGDVFGSRRCDCGTQLHTALQQIEDAGSGVLVYMRQEGRGIGLGPKIHAYKLQEQGLDTVEANEKLGFPADLRDYGLGAQILVDLGVKKIRLLTNNPRKVVGLDGYGLEIVQQVPIRSVANPHNEKYLATKKIKLGHLL, encoded by the coding sequence ATGAGCAAAGTGACTTTTGACTCCATCCCCGACGCCATCGCCGAAATCCAGAAGGGCGGAATGGTCATCGTGACCGACGATGCCGATCGGGAAAACGAGGGCGACCTCGTCATCGCCGCGTCGCATGCGACGCCGGAAGCGATCAATTTCATGGTGCGCTTCGCCCGGGGGCTGGTCTGCGCCCCGATCACCGAGGAGCGGGCCAAGAAGCTCGGCCTCCAGCGCATGGTCGCTCACAATCGCGAGCTGTATAAGACGGATTTCACCGTCTCGGTCGATGCCGCCAAGGGCGTGACGACCGGCATCAGTGCCCAGGATCGCGCCCGCACCGCCCGCCTGCTGGCGAGTGACGAAAGCGTGCCTAATGATCTGGTGCAGCCCGGCCATATCTTCCCGCTGCAAGCTCGCCCGGGTGGGGTGCTTCAACGTGCCGGCCACACGGAGGCGGCGGTCGACCTCGCCCGCCTGGCGGGACTCGATCCCTCTGGGGTCATTTGCGAGATCATGAACGAAGACGGCAGCATGGCGCGGTTGCCGGACCTGCTGAAGTTCAAGGAAGAGCACAAACTGCTGATCTGCTCCATCGAGGATCTGATCGCCTACCGCCGCAAGCAGGAGAAGCTGGTCGAGCGGGAGCAGACGATTTTCATGCCGACGGACTTCGGCGATTTTGATCTCTATCTCTATCGGTCCAAGGTGGACAACGGTCATCACCTCGCCCTGGTCAAGGGGCAGATTGCCGCCGACGAGCCGACGCTCGTGCGGGTGCACAGTGAGTGCCTGACGGGGGATGTTTTTGGCTCCCGGCGGTGCGACTGCGGGACGCAACTGCATACGGCCTTGCAGCAGATCGAGGACGCGGGGTCCGGCGTGCTCGTTTACATGCGCCAGGAAGGCCGTGGCATTGGCCTCGGGCCGAAGATCCACGCCTACAAGCTCCAGGAGCAGGGACTCGACACGGTCGAGGCCAATGAGAAGCTCGGCTTCCCGGCCGATTTACGCGATTACGGCCTCGGCGCCCAGATCCTCGTCGACCTCGGGGTGAAAAAAATCCGCCTCCTCACCAACAACCCCCGCAAGGTCGTGGGGTTGGATGGGTACGGCCTCGAGATCGTCCAGCAGGTGCCGATTCGATCCGTGGCCAACCCGCACAATGAAAAGTACCTGGCGACGAAGAAGATCAAGCTGGGCCATCTCCTGTAA
- a CDS encoding L,D-transpeptidase family protein — translation MKRLLVVAAFLGALAFGTWWLLRQQRSAAVLPPKPRTLADALQAIEPTAGPRVRAFCKRAGVAYPPERLIFIANKKERRIDLLVAQEGRYRLVHSWPVLAASGGPGPKLREGDRQVPEGFYRFELLNPNSSFHLSLRVNYPNPEDIRRGAGEGITPAELGSDIMIHGGAVSIGCLAVGDPAVEEIFLLVARTGLDHAELLILPDERLTVMDDRPWVNDLYARLRERMGELDRR, via the coding sequence GTGAAAAGGCTGCTGGTTGTCGCTGCGTTCCTTGGGGCTCTCGCGTTTGGAACGTGGTGGCTCCTGCGCCAGCAACGATCCGCCGCCGTCCTCCCGCCCAAGCCGCGTACCCTGGCTGACGCCCTCCAGGCCATCGAGCCGACGGCGGGGCCTCGCGTGCGGGCCTTTTGCAAAAGGGCTGGCGTGGCCTATCCGCCCGAGCGGCTGATTTTCATCGCGAATAAAAAGGAACGGCGCATCGACCTCCTTGTGGCTCAGGAGGGAAGGTATCGCCTCGTCCACTCATGGCCCGTCCTCGCCGCCAGCGGCGGACCGGGTCCAAAGCTCCGCGAGGGCGACCGGCAGGTGCCGGAGGGGTTTTATCGCTTTGAGCTTCTCAACCCCAACAGCAGCTTCCATCTCTCCCTCCGCGTCAATTACCCCAATCCCGAGGACATCCGGCGCGGCGCGGGAGAAGGGATTACTCCCGCCGAACTCGGCAGCGACATCATGATTCATGGCGGTGCGGTCTCCATCGGCTGCCTCGCCGTCGGCGATCCGGCCGTTGAGGAAATCTTCCTCCTCGTCGCAAGGACGGGCCTCGACCATGCGGAACTCCTCATCCTCCCCGACGAAAGACTCACTGTCATGGACGACCGCCCGTGGGTGAACGACCTTTACGCCCGCCTCCGGGAACGCATGGGCGAGCTTGATCGGCGTTGA
- a CDS encoding M42 family metallopeptidase has protein sequence MRHESLAFLKELLTTPSPSGFETKGQRVWADYVGKFAKKVHSDPYGNVYAGLNDSGNPKIVLAGHSDELGLMVSYIGEEGFIYFKGIGGVDRAMLRGRPVLIHGPNGSIPGVTGHLAIHMQEPEDRKKVPEFHEVFIDIGASSKAEAEELVRVGNPITMDHGVVQLFGERIAARGCDNRIGTWTAAEALRLLAEDEGKLNANVIALSTIQEENGLYGATMAGYRIRPDLAIVIDVTHATDIPICSKAKHGDIRLGKGPVISIGSSNHPVLVERMIAVARKESIPVQYEANPRYTGTDADAFFLQRGGIPSISLGLPNRYMHSPVEVIDLEDLEAMAQLVASFCADVQAGETFSVKI, from the coding sequence ATGCGCCACGAATCTCTCGCCTTTTTAAAAGAGCTGCTGACCACCCCCTCCCCTTCAGGTTTCGAAACCAAAGGCCAGCGAGTGTGGGCTGACTACGTAGGCAAGTTTGCCAAAAAGGTGCACAGCGACCCTTACGGCAACGTCTACGCAGGCCTCAATGACTCGGGGAACCCGAAAATCGTGCTCGCAGGGCATTCCGACGAACTCGGTCTCATGGTTTCGTACATCGGCGAGGAGGGGTTCATTTACTTCAAGGGTATCGGCGGAGTCGATCGGGCCATGCTGCGCGGGCGCCCGGTCCTCATTCACGGCCCCAATGGGTCCATACCTGGGGTGACGGGTCATCTCGCGATCCACATGCAGGAGCCGGAGGATCGCAAGAAGGTGCCGGAGTTTCACGAGGTCTTCATCGACATCGGGGCCAGCAGCAAGGCCGAGGCCGAGGAACTCGTCCGCGTGGGCAACCCGATCACCATGGACCATGGCGTCGTCCAGCTCTTCGGCGAGCGCATCGCCGCCCGGGGCTGCGACAACCGCATCGGCACCTGGACCGCCGCCGAGGCCCTGCGCCTGCTAGCCGAGGACGAGGGCAAACTCAACGCCAACGTCATCGCCCTCTCGACCATCCAGGAGGAAAATGGCCTCTACGGCGCGACAATGGCCGGCTACCGCATCCGACCCGACCTGGCCATCGTCATCGACGTGACTCACGCCACCGACATCCCGATCTGCTCCAAGGCGAAGCACGGCGACATCAGGCTCGGCAAGGGTCCCGTCATCAGCATCGGCAGCTCCAACCACCCTGTCCTCGTGGAGCGCATGATCGCCGTCGCCAGGAAGGAAAGCATCCCCGTGCAGTACGAGGCAAACCCTCGCTATACCGGCACGGATGCCGATGCCTTCTTCCTCCAGCGGGGCGGCATCCCGTCGATCTCACTCGGCCTGCCCAACCGCTACATGCACTCCCCCGTGGAGGTCATCGACCTGGAGGATCTGGAGGCCATGGCCCAGCTCGTCGCGAGCTTCTGCGCCGATGTGCAGGCGGGAGAGACGTTCTCGGTGAAAATATAA
- a CDS encoding ribonucleoside-diphosphate reductase subunit alpha, which translates to MIRHISLEEDLILKRLASTPTDQKPGYAWRTVLGDSLFSDALPEITVTRHSGEEKLFNLADVADEIGSALTDLLISREEKDIFNEQNRAFVANVAHSVSTRLLDHIREGHALRLSEYDLSLLIEKALIENDAHDVAKSLVFKRSASRPSDRQSDEDAEPISVRLIRRNGAVVPWNEAKIEIACRKAFLSAKEDAEAASKVARGITNRIRRGDQAFIHIEDVQDMVQEELMRQGYYKVAESYILYRAHRSKLREDEVQAPNDEAQQESLIVVKKKDGQNVFWDGSELKRRIQFAMIGLTLDYDEARIERELRRSIGTEITEEGLRSTIILNAKSLIEKDADFTKFAGRILLSYIYEEVLDWSITRDGMEGLKEAHRKAFKSYLRHGVTIERLSPKLLQYNLDKLADALDPSADLDFEYLGIQTLYDRYLIVDKTRKPARRLETPQFFWMRVAMGLFIQEEKDREDWVVRLYNLYKSRRFCSSTPTLFNSGTPHSQLSSCYLYKVDDNIESIMIRGIAENAFLSKWAGGLGGSWTSVRGTGGYIKGTNGESQGVIPFLKLHNDQLVAVNQGGKRRGSGCAYLESWHNDIHDFLQLRINTGDERRRTHDLNTANWVPDLFMKRMESRENWTLFRANEAPDLHECYGQKFEERYAHYEQLAKEGKIFGREVPAIDLWKEMLKALFETGHPWITFKDPCNVRSPQDHVGVIHSSNLCTEITLNTSEEETAVCNLGSVILDTHIKDNGDLDLEMLRETITVAVRALDNVIDINFYPTEAAKRSNMRHRPIGLGVMGLQNALFKRNVSFASNEAVEFNDEFMEAIAYYAYSASSDLAAERGTYSSYRGSKWDRGLLPQDTIELLEQERGVKIDVPRGGRLDWKPVREKIAKQGMRNSNVIAIAPTATISNITGTTPCIEPNYKNLYAKSNLSGDFSVLNRELVLDLKREGLWSDDMVDQLKYFDGELKDIAGIPEHLKQKHLTVFSVGFNYIIDAAARRQKWIDQSQSVNLFLAAPDMKTLSHMYRRAWHVGLKTTYYLRTLQASNIEKATLQVKKDVTGVAGRKEYTAEEKMVCSIEAMRNGEICEACQ; encoded by the coding sequence ATGATCCGCCACATCTCGCTCGAAGAAGACCTCATTCTTAAACGTCTCGCCTCCACACCCACCGACCAAAAGCCCGGCTACGCCTGGCGTACCGTGCTCGGCGACTCGCTCTTTAGCGACGCCCTGCCGGAGATCACGGTGACCCGTCACTCGGGAGAGGAAAAGCTCTTCAACCTCGCCGACGTCGCCGACGAGATCGGCTCCGCTCTCACGGACCTGCTTATTTCCCGCGAGGAGAAGGATATTTTCAACGAGCAGAACCGCGCGTTCGTGGCCAATGTGGCGCATTCGGTCTCGACTCGTCTGCTCGATCACATCCGCGAGGGGCACGCCCTTCGCCTTTCCGAGTACGATCTTTCCCTTCTCATCGAGAAGGCGCTCATCGAGAACGATGCTCACGATGTGGCCAAGAGTCTCGTCTTCAAGCGCTCGGCCTCCCGGCCCTCCGATCGGCAGAGCGATGAGGATGCAGAGCCGATTTCGGTGCGTCTGATCCGCCGCAATGGCGCGGTCGTTCCGTGGAATGAGGCCAAGATCGAGATCGCCTGCCGCAAGGCGTTCCTCTCCGCCAAGGAAGATGCCGAGGCTGCGTCCAAGGTGGCCCGTGGCATCACCAATCGCATCCGCCGCGGTGATCAGGCATTCATCCATATCGAGGATGTACAGGATATGGTCCAGGAGGAGCTGATGCGCCAGGGCTACTACAAGGTGGCCGAGAGCTACATCCTTTACCGTGCCCATCGCAGCAAGCTGCGCGAGGACGAGGTCCAGGCCCCGAATGACGAGGCCCAGCAGGAGTCCCTCATCGTCGTCAAAAAGAAGGACGGCCAGAATGTGTTCTGGGACGGCAGCGAACTCAAGCGCCGCATCCAGTTTGCCATGATCGGGCTCACCCTCGACTACGACGAGGCTCGCATCGAGCGCGAACTCCGCCGCTCCATTGGCACCGAGATCACGGAGGAGGGTCTGCGCAGCACGATCATCCTCAACGCCAAGTCGCTCATCGAGAAAGACGCCGACTTTACGAAATTCGCCGGGCGCATCCTGCTCTCCTACATCTACGAGGAAGTGCTCGACTGGAGCATCACCCGCGATGGCATGGAGGGGCTGAAGGAAGCTCATCGCAAGGCCTTCAAGAGCTACCTGCGCCATGGCGTGACCATTGAGCGCCTGAGCCCGAAGCTTCTTCAGTACAACCTCGACAAGCTGGCCGACGCGCTCGACCCGTCCGCCGACCTCGACTTTGAGTATCTCGGCATCCAGACCCTGTACGACCGTTATCTGATCGTCGACAAAACGCGCAAGCCGGCCCGTCGTCTTGAGACGCCGCAGTTCTTCTGGATGCGCGTGGCGATGGGGCTCTTCATCCAGGAGGAGAAGGACCGCGAGGATTGGGTGGTGCGTTTGTACAACCTGTACAAGTCCCGTCGTTTCTGCTCGAGCACGCCGACGCTTTTCAACTCCGGCACGCCGCATAGCCAGCTCTCCAGCTGCTACCTGTACAAGGTCGATGACAACATCGAGAGCATCATGATCCGCGGCATCGCCGAGAATGCCTTCCTCTCCAAGTGGGCGGGCGGCCTGGGTGGTTCCTGGACGTCGGTGCGTGGCACGGGCGGCTACATCAAGGGCACGAACGGCGAGAGCCAGGGTGTGATCCCGTTCCTCAAGCTGCACAACGACCAGCTCGTGGCGGTGAACCAAGGCGGCAAGCGCCGTGGCTCCGGCTGCGCGTACCTGGAATCCTGGCACAACGACATCCATGACTTCCTCCAGCTCCGCATCAACACGGGTGACGAGCGCCGCCGTACGCATGACCTGAATACGGCCAACTGGGTGCCCGACCTGTTCATGAAGCGCATGGAGTCCCGTGAGAACTGGACGCTCTTCCGCGCGAACGAGGCGCCGGATCTCCACGAGTGCTACGGCCAGAAGTTCGAGGAGCGTTACGCCCACTACGAACAGCTGGCGAAGGAAGGCAAAATCTTCGGACGCGAAGTCCCGGCGATCGATCTCTGGAAGGAAATGCTCAAGGCGCTCTTTGAGACCGGGCACCCCTGGATCACCTTCAAGGACCCGTGCAACGTGCGCTCGCCGCAGGATCATGTCGGCGTCATCCACTCGTCGAATCTCTGCACCGAGATCACGCTCAATACGAGCGAAGAGGAGACAGCTGTCTGCAACCTCGGCTCCGTCATTCTCGACACGCACATCAAGGACAATGGCGACCTCGACCTCGAGATGCTTCGCGAGACCATCACGGTCGCCGTGCGTGCCCTCGACAACGTGATCGACATCAACTTTTACCCGACCGAGGCCGCGAAGCGCTCCAACATGCGCCACCGCCCGATCGGCCTGGGTGTGATGGGTTTGCAGAACGCGCTCTTCAAGCGCAACGTCAGCTTTGCCAGCAATGAAGCCGTCGAGTTCAACGACGAGTTCATGGAGGCCATCGCCTACTACGCCTACAGCGCGTCGAGCGATCTCGCCGCCGAGCGTGGCACGTACTCCAGCTATCGCGGATCGAAGTGGGATCGCGGCCTGTTGCCGCAGGATACCATCGAACTCCTCGAGCAGGAGCGCGGGGTGAAGATCGACGTGCCGCGCGGCGGTCGCCTCGACTGGAAGCCCGTCCGCGAGAAAATCGCCAAGCAGGGCATGCGCAACTCGAATGTCATCGCCATCGCCCCGACGGCGACGATCTCGAACATCACCGGCACCACGCCGTGCATCGAGCCGAACTATAAGAACCTATACGCAAAATCGAATCTCTCGGGCGACTTCTCGGTGCTGAACCGCGAGCTCGTTCTTGACCTCAAGCGCGAAGGGTTGTGGAGTGACGACATGGTCGATCAGCTCAAGTACTTCGACGGTGAGCTGAAGGACATTGCCGGTATCCCCGAGCATCTCAAGCAGAAGCACCTCACGGTCTTTTCGGTGGGCTTCAACTACATCATCGACGCGGCGGCTCGTCGCCAGAAGTGGATCGACCAGTCCCAGTCGGTGAACCTGTTCCTGGCCGCGCCGGACATGAAGACCCTGAGCCACATGTACCGCCGGGCGTGGCATGTGGGATTGAAAACCACGTATTACTTGCGTACACTCCAGGCATCCAATATCGAGAAAGCGACGTTGCAGGTGAAGAAGGACGTGACCGGAGTGGCAGGCCGCAAGGAATACACCGCCGAGGAAAAAATGGTCTGCTCGATCGAAGCCATGCGAAATGGCGAGATCTGCGAGGCCTGCCAGTAA
- a CDS encoding NAD-dependent epimerase/dehydratase family protein: protein MNLLLTGATGFVGRNALLRALPGYGTVFAPVRSEAKLRSQLSGEGVAGENVVALGADPATWGGAMPDHAILGAGVLFARDRQEYFETNVDWKLRVIEALPETCRIVVLSSQSAGGPTPAGRAARGEDDADSPITWYGESKLAMERAIRERFPHRPIIILRPPMILGPRDQATLPLFKMGEGLVRLKPAWHTKSYSFIAVQDLVEAIFLALAAGSLPDRSLYVAAPEPITDWQLIASAVLPGKVGLTLPVPQPAVRLLSAVVDAVPALRAQTPSLTRDRAREIWPPRWVVDGGRFARWSGWSAKRGLVETMRETADFYRRTGQL from the coding sequence ATGAACCTCCTGCTGACAGGAGCGACGGGCTTTGTCGGTCGCAACGCCCTGTTGCGCGCGCTCCCGGGTTACGGGACGGTTTTCGCCCCCGTTCGCTCCGAGGCCAAGCTGCGGAGCCAGTTGAGCGGCGAGGGAGTCGCGGGGGAAAATGTCGTCGCTCTCGGGGCAGATCCTGCGACGTGGGGAGGGGCCATGCCCGACCATGCGATTCTCGGGGCGGGAGTGCTCTTTGCCCGCGACCGGCAGGAATATTTTGAGACCAATGTCGACTGGAAGCTGCGCGTCATCGAGGCGTTGCCAGAAACGTGTCGGATCGTCGTTCTGTCCTCGCAATCCGCGGGGGGACCGACGCCGGCAGGCCGCGCTGCACGCGGCGAGGACGATGCCGATTCTCCGATCACGTGGTATGGCGAGTCCAAGCTCGCGATGGAGCGGGCGATCCGGGAGAGATTCCCGCATCGTCCGATCATCATCCTGCGTCCGCCGATGATTCTCGGCCCGCGCGACCAGGCGACGCTCCCGCTTTTCAAGATGGGCGAGGGGCTGGTGCGCCTGAAACCCGCGTGGCACACGAAGAGCTACAGCTTCATCGCCGTGCAGGATCTGGTGGAGGCCATCTTTCTCGCGCTGGCGGCGGGTTCGCTGCCGGATCGCAGCCTGTATGTGGCTGCTCCCGAGCCGATCACGGACTGGCAGTTGATCGCCTCCGCCGTGCTGCCGGGCAAGGTCGGGCTGACATTGCCTGTTCCGCAGCCCGCAGTCCGCCTGCTCTCCGCCGTGGTCGACGCGGTGCCTGCCTTGCGAGCACAGACTCCGAGCCTCACGCGGGATCGCGCGCGGGAGATCTGGCCGCCCCGCTGGGTGGTCGATGGCGGTCGCTTTGCCCGATGGTCGGGCTGGTCGGCGAAGCGCGGACTGGTCGAGACGATGCGGGAGACGGCGGATTTTTACCGGCGTACCGGCCAACTGTGA
- a CDS encoding aminotransferase class I/II-fold pyridoxal phosphate-dependent enzyme: MRTLARDLFQKCRDYRDSADAKAQGFYPYFRQIDETHGNYVMCDGERKIMIGSNNYLGLAQDERVIEAACEATRAYGAGCTGSRLLNGTIRLHSQLEEALADFLQREAVLLFSTGFFANQGALASLTEDGDVILCDRENHASIIDGCQFAPAKLVPYRHNSASSLGNRLKRQAPEAGKLVVMDGVFSMSGDIADLPPQLEVAKSYGARVYVDEAHSLGVLGPKGRGVVHHFGLNDDVDIVMGTFSKSLGSMGGFIAGDRQMIEFLKHRARCLIFTASLAPAVAGGVLKALEIMQQEPERMEQLWRNTHKMHEGFKRIGFKIGTTQTPIVPILIGSEAKAFMFTQRLFEEGVFATPAIYPAVRYGEAIVRTSYMATHTDDDLDHVLEIFEKLARELGTFDDPAYVEPGRRRNVFDFRLDASENGSEGAAEGQNGYHQATK; the protein is encoded by the coding sequence ATGCGTACGTTGGCGCGAGATTTATTTCAGAAATGCCGGGACTACAGGGATAGCGCCGACGCGAAAGCACAGGGCTTCTATCCGTATTTCCGCCAGATCGACGAAACGCATGGCAATTACGTGATGTGCGACGGCGAGCGCAAGATCATGATCGGGTCGAACAACTATCTCGGCCTCGCTCAGGACGAGCGCGTGATCGAGGCGGCCTGTGAAGCCACTCGCGCCTATGGCGCCGGCTGTACCGGCTCCCGACTCCTGAACGGTACGATCCGCCTGCACTCCCAACTGGAAGAGGCGCTTGCCGATTTCCTCCAGCGCGAGGCTGTCCTTCTTTTTTCGACCGGATTTTTTGCGAACCAGGGAGCCCTGGCCTCACTGACCGAGGATGGAGACGTGATCCTGTGCGACCGCGAGAATCACGCCAGCATCATCGATGGATGTCAGTTTGCGCCGGCCAAGCTGGTGCCTTATCGCCACAATTCCGCATCGTCCCTGGGCAATCGCCTGAAGCGTCAGGCTCCCGAGGCGGGCAAGCTCGTCGTGATGGACGGTGTCTTCAGCATGTCGGGCGACATTGCCGACCTGCCGCCTCAGCTCGAGGTGGCCAAGAGCTACGGCGCCCGCGTCTATGTCGACGAGGCCCACTCGCTCGGCGTGCTCGGCCCGAAGGGCCGCGGCGTGGTGCATCATTTTGGCCTCAATGACGATGTCGATATCGTCATGGGTACGTTCTCGAAATCGCTCGGTTCCATGGGCGGCTTCATCGCGGGTGACCGCCAGATGATCGAATTTCTCAAGCATCGTGCCCGGTGCCTGATCTTTACAGCCTCGCTCGCTCCCGCTGTCGCGGGCGGCGTGCTCAAGGCACTCGAGATCATGCAGCAGGAGCCCGAGCGCATGGAGCAGCTCTGGCGCAACACGCACAAGATGCACGAGGGCTTCAAGCGCATCGGCTTCAAAATCGGCACCACCCAGACGCCCATCGTGCCGATCCTCATCGGCAGCGAAGCCAAGGCGTTCATGTTTACGCAGCGCCTGTTTGAGGAAGGCGTCTTTGCCACTCCGGCGATTTACCCGGCGGTTCGCTACGGCGAGGCCATCGTGCGCACGAGCTACATGGCGACCCATACGGACGACGACCTGGATCACGTCCTCGAGATCTTCGAGAAGCTGGCCAGGGAACTCGGTACCTTCGACGATCCCGCCTACGTGGAACCCGGTCGCCGTCGCAATGTTTTCGACTTCCGTCTCGATGCCTCGGAAAACGGCTCGGAAGGAGCTGCCGAGGGGCAGAATGGATACCATCAGGCCACCAAGTAG
- a CDS encoding ribonucleotide-diphosphate reductase subunit beta produces MPTTTITLGDRQFVLDRDKAEAAYAAKRVINGRDTMFFNILPLRYQWAYDLYKTMKANHWEPEDIQMQKDCEQWRDDTGIADIERWIIKMGIGYFSAAEGIVGDNILHVIRELVTAPELKLVLGRHAHEENIHADSLVYMISSLGINPHECESMFEDIDTIKEKTDFVVNNSRKLRRDVDLTVTENKQALAKNMFLFGQCMEGTQFYGLFGMILALYRQNKFPGIGQMFRYTMRDESNHIELLRKLFMELVDENPDVWTEAFRNDLRATMAEAVRLEKQFIADCLPVQAVGLTKEEFLTYIDYIGDRRLEGVGLQPLNGPINNPLPWLAELMDLKKETNFFEGKVTEYQKKSALAPVSDDEL; encoded by the coding sequence ATGCCTACGACCACGATTACCCTTGGAGACCGTCAATTTGTCCTCGACCGCGATAAGGCGGAAGCCGCCTACGCAGCCAAGCGCGTGATCAATGGCCGCGACACGATGTTCTTCAACATCCTGCCGCTGCGCTACCAGTGGGCCTACGATCTGTACAAGACGATGAAGGCCAACCACTGGGAGCCGGAAGATATCCAGATGCAGAAGGACTGCGAGCAGTGGCGCGACGATACCGGCATCGCCGACATCGAGCGGTGGATCATCAAGATGGGCATCGGCTACTTTTCGGCCGCCGAGGGCATCGTCGGTGACAACATTCTCCACGTTATCCGCGAACTGGTGACGGCTCCCGAGTTGAAGCTCGTGCTGGGTCGTCACGCCCACGAGGAGAACATCCACGCGGATTCCCTCGTGTACATGATCAGTTCGCTCGGCATCAACCCGCACGAATGCGAGTCGATGTTTGAGGATATCGACACGATCAAGGAGAAGACCGATTTTGTCGTCAACAACAGTCGCAAGCTCCGCCGCGATGTCGACCTGACCGTCACGGAGAACAAGCAGGCGCTGGCCAAGAACATGTTCCTCTTCGGGCAGTGCATGGAGGGAACCCAGTTCTACGGCCTCTTTGGCATGATCCTGGCGCTCTACCGCCAGAACAAGTTCCCGGGCATCGGCCAGATGTTCCGCTACACGATGCGCGACGAGTCCAACCACATCGAGCTCCTGCGCAAGCTCTTCATGGAGCTGGTGGACGAGAATCCGGACGTATGGACGGAAGCCTTCCGCAACGACCTCCGCGCGACCATGGCCGAGGCTGTGCGCCTGGAGAAACAGTTTATCGCCGATTGCCTGCCCGTGCAGGCGGTGGGTCTGACGAAGGAGGAGTTCCTCACGTACATCGACTACATCGGCGACCGCCGCCTGGAAGGCGTCGGATTGCAGCCCCTCAACGGTCCAATCAACAACCCGCTCCCGTGGCTGGCCGAGTTGATGGATCTCAAGAAGGAGACTAACTTCTTCGAAGGCAAGGTGACGGAATACCAGAAGAAATCCGCCCTTGCGCCCGTTTCCGACGACGAGTTGTAA
- the nusB gene encoding transcription antitermination factor NusB, translating into MGVRREGREAAVQYLYLREVNGECDLESFYKFRGLSPAARRFTGELVAGTMKEQEGIDETIRKSAQNYELNRISAVDRNILRVAIYEMLHCPDTPPVVSINEGIEIAKKYSTEESGRFVNGVLDQVRSSLARPARTAAN; encoded by the coding sequence ATGGGTGTCCGACGTGAAGGCCGCGAAGCGGCTGTGCAATATCTCTATCTCCGCGAAGTCAACGGGGAGTGCGACCTTGAGAGCTTTTACAAATTTCGCGGGCTGAGCCCGGCGGCGCGCCGATTCACCGGTGAGCTCGTGGCTGGCACGATGAAAGAGCAGGAGGGCATCGACGAGACCATCCGCAAGAGCGCGCAGAACTACGAGCTCAACCGCATCTCCGCCGTCGATCGCAACATCCTCCGCGTGGCCATCTACGAGATGCTGCACTGCCCGGATACGCCGCCCGTGGTCTCCATCAACGAAGGCATCGAGATCGCGAAAAAATACAGCACCGAGGAGTCGGGCCGCTTTGTGAATGGCGTGCTCGACCAGGTGCGCTCCAGCCTCGCTCGTCCCGCTCGTACAGCCGCGAACTGA